A part of Paenibacillus sp. IHBB 10380 genomic DNA contains:
- a CDS encoding DUF4153 domain-containing protein: MLSKMISTSNRSLIAFISALVLAVIHQYLFFGHLPGVSYPIFVILLYVYMFLGAQDQMRKRSWFGYLLFGVIIMLSMTYVLFSNSFFHVLNFVAIPPLIFIHITFMFSSRKRPWYKFRLIVDALDHLIPQSFRHFPTVFNVVRTSSISKMGDQRKVVLGKVMIGLAIALPLLIVVISLLSSADGAFGEMLFSAPDWMNNLALDEILIRGIWTGLFCFAFFGYLWGFIDSKIYVQVSEKPEVDRVGWKLDPIILVTVLIAINTVYVMFVVLQFSYLFGAWLGALPEGSSYAEYARSGFFELLAVTIINFVIMLGTLVYSGKEHSLLQKINNMMLYILVGCSGVMLYSAYTRLVLYEEVYGYTTIRFLVHAFMIFLALLLVIAGLRIHFHNIPLAKVYIVISLIAYVVVNYVGMDTIITEKNIERYHVSGAIDVDYLGSLSADAIPLLLELNKEKSGLIQEHLYERWLELSQQDRQWQSFNLSSYRAEKALEQLFRN; this comes from the coding sequence ATGTTAAGTAAGATGATATCGACGTCTAATCGATCTCTTATCGCATTCATTAGTGCGCTCGTTCTGGCGGTTATTCATCAGTATTTGTTCTTTGGCCATCTTCCAGGTGTATCTTATCCTATTTTTGTGATTCTCTTATACGTCTATATGTTCTTGGGCGCACAGGATCAAATGCGTAAACGTTCGTGGTTTGGTTATTTGCTATTCGGGGTTATTATCATGCTCTCGATGACGTATGTTTTGTTTAGTAATTCGTTCTTTCATGTTCTTAATTTTGTTGCTATTCCCCCTTTAATATTTATACATATCACATTTATGTTCAGTAGTAGGAAACGTCCTTGGTATAAATTTCGATTAATTGTGGATGCTCTAGATCATCTTATTCCGCAGAGCTTTCGTCATTTTCCAACTGTATTTAACGTTGTAAGGACGTCCTCTATTAGTAAAATGGGAGATCAACGAAAGGTTGTCTTAGGTAAGGTGATGATTGGTCTAGCGATTGCTTTGCCTTTGTTAATTGTTGTCATTAGCCTGTTATCTTCGGCAGATGGGGCATTCGGCGAAATGTTATTCTCTGCTCCAGATTGGATGAACAATCTAGCGTTAGATGAGATTCTTATACGGGGGATATGGACTGGTCTTTTCTGTTTTGCATTCTTCGGTTACTTATGGGGATTTATTGACTCTAAGATCTATGTGCAGGTGTCTGAAAAGCCAGAGGTGGACCGAGTAGGATGGAAGCTAGATCCTATTATTCTTGTTACTGTATTAATTGCTATAAACACCGTATATGTCATGTTTGTTGTTCTACAATTCTCCTATTTGTTTGGTGCATGGTTAGGCGCATTACCAGAGGGAAGTTCCTATGCTGAATATGCGAGAAGTGGGTTTTTCGAGTTGCTAGCTGTTACTATAATCAACTTCGTCATTATGTTGGGAACGCTAGTATATAGTGGGAAGGAACATAGCTTGTTGCAAAAAATAAACAATATGATGCTCTATATATTGGTTGGATGCTCTGGAGTAATGTTGTATTCAGCATATACCCGGCTGGTTCTTTATGAAGAAGTTTATGGCTACACTACGATACGTTTTCTTGTGCATGCATTTATGATATTTTTGGCCCTATTGTTGGTCATTGCAGGTCTCAGAATTCATTTTCATAACATTCCCCTTGCTAAAGTGTACATTGTGATTAGCTTGATAGCTTATGTAGTCGTTAATTATGTGGGTATGGATACGATCATTACCGAGAAGAACATAGAGCGTTACCACGTTAGTGGGGCTATTGATGTAGATTACTTAGGTAGCCTATCCGCAGACGCAATCCCCTTGCTCTTAGAGCTTAATAAAGAGAAGTCTGGATTGATTCAAGAACATTTGTATGAACGTTGGTTGGAATTGTCACAGCAAGATCGTCAATGGCAATCGTTTAACCTATCGTCTTACCGAGCGGAGAAAGCGTTAGAGCAATTGTTTCGTAATTAG
- a CDS encoding MFS transporter yields MRAVYLVIIILFISLNLRPSITSVGPLLDIIQTSLGMSGLTASLITTLPVLCMGLFSIAAIKLNNRLGVEKSLLLAMLLIFTATFLRMFVNDPFFLLTTALLSGMGIGIAGPLISGFIKKYFPEKPGLTGIYSVSMVIGAAIASSFSVPLFHSMNDSWQHSLSFWSILAIPASLLLLPLLKKGAPNKNPISISSIFTKNKRVSLFMLFFGCMAAIFYSITAWLAPIVQSTGLSYAQSGNILTLFTVIQIPISFTIPMIVSKTGHRKTWLLVCSLSEIIGIVLLMAHFSPWVATIFLGIGAGGLFPLALLMPIQEASNTTEAISWSAMVQFGGYLLGSLGPAFIGLTLDLFGNFVPAFIVLILVISVMMVTSLKIGNNIKKSS; encoded by the coding sequence ATGCGTGCTGTTTACCTCGTTATAATTATATTATTTATTTCTTTAAATTTAAGGCCATCCATTACCTCTGTGGGTCCCTTACTCGATATCATCCAGACCAGCTTAGGAATGAGCGGGTTGACAGCTAGTCTAATAACCACGCTACCTGTTTTATGTATGGGCCTATTCTCTATAGCGGCCATTAAGTTAAATAACCGTTTAGGAGTCGAAAAATCTTTACTACTAGCCATGCTTTTAATATTTACGGCAACCTTTCTCCGTATGTTCGTCAATGATCCTTTTTTCTTACTTACTACAGCACTGTTATCGGGAATGGGTATAGGGATTGCTGGACCCTTAATTTCAGGGTTTATCAAAAAGTACTTTCCCGAAAAACCTGGTCTAACAGGTATCTATTCCGTATCCATGGTTATTGGCGCAGCGATTGCATCTAGCTTTTCTGTCCCCTTGTTCCACAGCATGAATGATTCTTGGCAGCACTCACTAAGTTTCTGGAGCATTTTAGCCATCCCTGCTTCTTTACTCCTTCTCCCACTTCTAAAAAAAGGAGCGCCTAATAAAAATCCGATATCAATTTCATCTATATTTACAAAAAATAAACGTGTGAGTTTATTCATGTTATTTTTCGGATGCATGGCAGCTATTTTTTATTCGATAACAGCTTGGTTGGCTCCCATCGTGCAATCTACAGGCTTAAGCTATGCTCAATCTGGCAATATCCTCACCCTGTTTACAGTAATTCAAATTCCTATAAGTTTTACAATCCCTATGATTGTTAGTAAAACAGGCCATAGGAAAACTTGGTTACTCGTATGTAGTCTATCTGAAATCATAGGCATCGTATTGTTAATGGCGCACTTCTCCCCATGGGTAGCTACTATATTTCTAGGTATTGGAGCTGGTGGTCTTTTCCCTTTGGCTCTACTCATGCCTATTCAAGAAGCTAGTAATACAACAGAAGCCATATCATGGTCTGCTATGGTGCAATTCGGAGGTTATTTGTTAGGGTCTCTAGGCCCTGCGTTTATCGGCCTAACACTAGATTTATTTGGAAACTTTGTCCCCGCGTTCATTGTACTCATCCTTGTCATAAGTGTAATGATGGTTACAAGTTTAAAAATTGGAAATAACATAAAAAAGAGTTCATAA
- a CDS encoding ABC transporter substrate-binding protein — MKLHTQFLRLYSHYGSSEEIAITLDELAITFTCTHRNALTIINKMVQNGWILWFPQRGRGRRSKLQFLIQPEEIAVESMMQAINRHDIKEAIGQIRVHSRSSSMQDRLQGWMLSYFGHHSEMKRDKQIDTLRIPIRQQLHTVDPLYMNLLAESFVSSHVFDGLVRRENNSNEIVPNIAHAWEVDDRRTMWTFFLRKEVLFHNGSIMTAEDVVYTFQRLIETSRRTLYSFIFKQIESIRAINATTVCITLKEPNELFLSFLCTSRATIVPRGLDQLTEASFGTKPIGTGPFKVTEMNDTVCVLEVFPHYFQGRAHLDRVEILQIPWGNEPETTDQGEQTSPFHVILSPSSAEGQSWSQIHSEASVRKFVTCNTQKTGPLSDPVVRAHILSCLSPDEVDDVNFHREADIMNLGPIQIATIPQYRKDAKYIAARLQSFGYECKVVSSSPEEFKGSIRLESDLIVFSLFRDQDEQLRLFDLYQTMSAHVEPHTRVDIMKSLDSVSRESEPLARARLFKTIEARLIQEHQLHILYEKKVQTAYLPSVRGVTFNSQGWVDLRHIWFPPTS, encoded by the coding sequence ATGAAGTTACATACTCAATTTTTAAGACTCTATTCCCATTATGGAAGCTCTGAAGAGATCGCTATCACCTTAGATGAATTAGCCATAACCTTTACATGCACACACCGTAATGCATTAACGATCATTAACAAGATGGTCCAGAACGGATGGATCCTCTGGTTCCCTCAGCGCGGAAGAGGACGCCGCTCAAAGCTGCAATTCCTTATACAACCTGAAGAAATCGCCGTAGAATCCATGATGCAGGCCATTAATAGACACGACATCAAGGAAGCGATTGGTCAGATCAGAGTCCACTCTCGCTCGTCCTCGATGCAGGATCGACTTCAAGGATGGATGCTTTCTTATTTTGGCCATCATTCAGAGATGAAGCGCGATAAACAGATCGATACATTACGAATCCCTATTCGTCAGCAGCTTCATACCGTTGATCCACTCTATATGAACCTGCTTGCCGAATCCTTCGTATCTAGCCATGTATTCGACGGTCTCGTTAGAAGAGAGAATAACAGCAATGAAATTGTGCCGAATATCGCCCATGCTTGGGAAGTCGATGATCGGCGTACGATGTGGACGTTCTTCTTACGCAAAGAAGTTCTATTTCATAATGGCAGCATCATGACTGCGGAAGATGTGGTATACACGTTCCAGCGATTAATCGAAACCTCACGAAGAACGCTATACAGTTTTATTTTCAAACAAATTGAATCCATTCGAGCTATAAACGCCACTACCGTGTGTATTACGTTAAAAGAACCCAATGAGCTATTCCTGTCCTTCTTATGTACAAGTCGTGCTACTATCGTCCCTAGAGGCTTAGATCAGCTAACAGAGGCCAGCTTCGGCACGAAGCCTATCGGAACAGGTCCGTTCAAAGTGACAGAGATGAATGATACGGTATGTGTGCTTGAGGTATTCCCGCATTATTTCCAAGGACGAGCGCATCTTGATCGGGTAGAAATCCTCCAGATTCCTTGGGGGAATGAGCCCGAAACGACAGATCAGGGTGAGCAGACATCTCCCTTTCACGTCATTCTAAGCCCATCCTCTGCTGAAGGACAATCTTGGAGCCAGATCCATTCCGAAGCTTCTGTGCGGAAATTTGTAACCTGTAATACGCAAAAAACCGGACCCCTAAGTGATCCAGTTGTTCGAGCTCATATCTTGTCATGTCTAAGTCCTGATGAAGTAGACGACGTTAACTTCCATCGTGAAGCAGACATAATGAACCTCGGTCCAATACAGATTGCCACGATTCCACAATACAGAAAGGATGCTAAATACATTGCAGCGCGACTTCAATCTTTTGGTTATGAATGCAAGGTCGTATCGTCTTCCCCTGAAGAGTTCAAAGGTTCTATTCGGTTAGAATCGGACCTGATTGTATTCTCCTTATTCCGAGATCAGGATGAGCAGCTTCGCTTATTTGATCTCTATCAGACGATGTCCGCGCACGTTGAACCACACACTCGAGTTGATATTATGAAATCACTAGACTCCGTTTCACGGGAATCAGAACCGTTGGCAAGGGCTAGACTATTCAAGACCATAGAGGCACGTCTGATTCAAGAACATCAATTACACATCTTATATGAAAAAAAGGTTCAAACCGCCTATCTGCCTTCTGTTCGCGGAGTGACCTTTAATAGTCAGGGTTGGGTTGACCTAAGACACATTTGGTTCCCACCTACATCATGA
- a CDS encoding LysR substrate-binding domain-containing protein, whose translation MEIRQLQYFLVLCNELHFSEAAFKLGISQPTLSQQIRVLEDELGVPLFDRIGKKTFKTEAGNLLEHHAIQVIQQLENAKNAISDLTNLNTGHLRVAVLPSDLDYRLTSLLVDFHKEFPHTKVQVIPSIDILNKVLDNEVDIGVGLEIQLDHRLNCIPCYTETYSLYVNKEHALAEEDMIVAENLINIPIVMYPKGFYGRDLIDTWCTNQQISIDPIMETGSVTSLLQLVKEGIGATIQPSQLIDSFQSLDIRAISIKHSPTRKLEMFYRNDKYLSQSAQAFLKRMETFFASELM comes from the coding sequence ATGGAAATCAGGCAACTGCAATATTTTCTTGTATTATGCAATGAACTACATTTTTCTGAAGCGGCATTTAAGCTGGGAATTTCACAGCCCACCCTAAGTCAGCAAATACGGGTATTAGAAGATGAGTTAGGCGTACCTCTGTTCGATCGTATAGGTAAAAAGACGTTTAAGACGGAAGCAGGCAATCTCCTTGAGCATCACGCTATCCAAGTTATTCAACAATTAGAGAATGCAAAAAATGCTATATCGGATCTTACGAATCTGAATACAGGTCATTTACGTGTGGCTGTACTCCCTTCAGATCTTGATTATCGATTAACATCGTTACTCGTAGATTTCCACAAGGAATTTCCCCATACTAAAGTTCAGGTCATCCCATCCATTGATATTTTGAATAAAGTGCTCGACAATGAAGTCGATATTGGAGTTGGCTTAGAGATACAATTGGATCATCGTTTGAATTGCATTCCTTGTTATACCGAAACGTATAGTCTGTATGTTAATAAAGAACATGCGTTAGCAGAAGAAGATATGATTGTGGCTGAGAATTTAATAAATATACCAATAGTGATGTATCCTAAGGGATTCTATGGACGGGATTTAATTGACACATGGTGTACAAATCAGCAAATTTCTATCGATCCCATTATGGAAACAGGGTCAGTGACCTCTTTGCTTCAACTGGTAAAAGAAGGGATCGGAGCTACGATTCAACCTAGTCAGCTGATTGATAGTTTCCAGTCCCTCGATATCCGTGCAATTTCAATCAAGCATTCACCTACCCGAAAGTTAGAAATGTTCTATCGTAATGATAAATATCTAAGTCAATCTGCACAAGCATTCTTGAAAAGAATGGAGACGTTCTTTGCTTCCGAGTTAATGTAA